One Coffea arabica cultivar ET-39 chromosome 5c, Coffea Arabica ET-39 HiFi, whole genome shotgun sequence DNA window includes the following coding sequences:
- the LOC113689924 gene encoding CSC1-like protein At3g21620: MATIADISVAASINILSAFAFFVAFAILRIQPINDRVYFPKWYLKGLRSSPLQSGAFVHKFVNLDFHSYLRFLNWMPAAMRMPEPELIDHAGLDSAVYLRIYLTGLKIFVPIAVIAFTVMVPVNWTNSTLEHSNLTFSNIDKLSISNIPHGSKRFWTHIVMAYVFTFWTCYVLKREYETITSMRLQFIASEHRRPDQFTVLVRNVPPDPDESVSELVEHFFMVNHPDHYLTHQVVYNANKLSELVNEKKNKQNWLDYYQLKYARNQSRRPTSKSGYLGFWGKTVDTINFYTSEIERLSKEIAAERLKIDNNAKYIMPAAFVSFKTRWGAAVCAQTQQSRNPTLWLTEWAPEPCDVYWNNLAIPYVSLTIRRLVIAVAFFFLTFFFMIPIAFVQSLANVEGIEKALPFLKPIIEKKVIKGFIQGFLPGIALKIFLIFLPSILMLMSKFEGFSSISALERRSATRYYIFQFINVFLGSIITGTAFQQLNNFIHQSPNEIPKTIGVSIPMKATFFITYIMVDGWAGVAGEILRLRPLIIYHLKNFFMVKTETDREEAMNPGSLGFNTGEPQIQLYFLLGLVYAVVSPILLPFIVIFFGLAYIVYRHQIMNVYNQEYESAAAFWPDVHGRIIIALIVSQLLLLGLLSTKDASQSTPFLITLPVLTICFDRYCKGRYEPAFVRYPLQQAMMKDILNRTREPNVNLKDYLRSAYIHPVFKAGDDYENNLVSEDEEQEPTLVPTKRQSRRSTPFSSKYSGSSQSLPYEVDQNLQP, translated from the exons ATGGCGACTATTGCTGATATTTCTGTTGCAGCATCTATAAATATACTCAGTGCGTTTGCTTTCTTTGTGGCTTTTGCGATACTGAGAATTCAGCCAATCAATGATAGGGTATATTTCCCAAAGTGGTACCTGAAAGGTTTGAGAAGCAGTCCATTGCAGTCAGGCGCTTTTGTCCATAAATTTGTCAATTTGGACTTCCATtcatatttgagatttttgaATTGGATGCCTGCTGCAATGCGAATGCCAGAACCTGAGCTTATTGATCATGCAGGATTGGATTCTGCTGTTTACTTAAGAATTTACTTGACAGG GCTTAAAATATTTGTTCCTATTGCAGTAATTGCTTTCACAGTTATGGTACCTGTCAATTGGACCAATAGCACTTTAGAGCATTCCAATTTGACTTTTAGCAACATAGACAAGCTTTCAATTTCAAACATTCCTCATGGATCAAAAAG ATTCTGGACTCACATAGTAATGGCTTATGTCTTTACATTCTGGACATGTTATGTTTTGAAGAGGGAATATGAGACAATTACATCAATGAGATTGCAGTTTATTGCTTCAGAACATCGACGTCCAGATCAATTTACG GTACTTGTAAGAAATGTGCCACCAGACCCTGATGAATCTGTTAGTGAACTTGTGGAGCATTTCTTCATGGTCAACCATCCTGATCACTATCTAACTCATCAG GTGGTTTACAATGCAAACAAGCTCTCTGAACTCGTGAATGAGAAAAAGAACAAGCAGAACTGGCTTGACTACTATCAACTGAAGTATGCTAGGAACCAATCAAGAAGGCCCACATCAAAG AGTGGTTATCTTGGCTTTTGGGGTAAAACAGTGGATACTATCAATTTTTACACCTCTGAAATTGAAAGACTTTCGAAGGAA ATAGCTGCTGAGAGACTGAAGATTGACAATAATGCTAAGTACATAATGCCTGCAGCATTTGTTTCCTTTAAAACCAGATGGGGAGCTGCTGTTTGTGCTCAAACTCAGCAGTCAAGAAATCCAACCTTGTGGCTAACTGAATGGGCTCCAGAGCCCTGTGACGTGTATTGGAATAATCTAGCAATTCCCTATGTCTCACTTACTATTAGGAGGCTTGTCATAgctgttgcatttttcttccttACCTTTTTCTTTATGATTCCCATCGCTTTTGTTCAGTCCCTTGCAAATGTAGAGGGAATAGAGAAAGCACTTCCTTTCCTGAAGCCAATAATTGAAAA GAAAGTCATTAAGGGATTCATCCAGGGTTTTCTTCCAGGAATTGCTTTGAAgatttttctcatatttttacCATCAATACTGATGTTGATGTCGAAATTTGAAGGATTCAGCTCCATATCAGCTCTTGAAAGAAGATCTGCAACTAGATACTACATTTTTCAGTTCATAAATGTCTTTCTTGGAAGCATCATCACTGGAACAGCATTTCAGCAATTAAATAACTTTATTCACCAGTCACCAAATGA GATTCCAAAGACAATTGGTGTCTCCATACCTATGAAAGCTACCTTCTTCATAACGTACATAATGGTGGATGGATGGGCTGGAGTTGCAGGCGAGATTCTTAGATTGAGACCTTTAATTATCTATCACCTCAAAAATTTCTTCATGGTAAAGACTGAAACTGATAGGGAGGAGGCAATGAATCCTGGGAGCCTGGGTTTCAACACAGGCGAACCTCAGATACAGCTGTATTTCTTGCTGGGGCTGGTTTATGCTGTTGTTTCTCCAATTTTGCTTCCTTTTATCGTCATATTCTTTGGACTAGCATATATCGTATACCGTCATCAG ATTATGAATGTCTACAATCAAGAGTATGAGAGCGCTGCAGCATTCTGGCCTGATGTTCATGGGCGCATCATAATAGCATTGATAGTCTCCCAACTGCTTTTACTGGGGCTGTTGAGTACAAAAGATGCTTCTCAGTCAACTCCATTTCTCATTACACTCCCTGTATTGACCATATGCTTCGACAGATACTGCAAAGGTCGTTATGAACCTGCCTTTGTTAGATATCCATTGCAG CAAGCTATGATGAAAGATATACTGAATCGTACAAGGGAGCCAAATGTTAATCTAAAGGATTACCTTCGAAGTGCTTACATCCACCCAGTCTTCAAGGCCGGAGATGATTATGAGAACAATTTGGTTAGTGAAGATGAGGAGCAAGAACCTACTCTTGTCCCCACAAAACGCCAGTCTCGAAGGAGCACCCCGTTTTCCAGCAAATACAGCGGTTCATCTCAGTCTTTACCATATGAAGTTGATCAGAACTTGCAGCCCTGA